DNA sequence from the Brienomyrus brachyistius isolate T26 chromosome 18, BBRACH_0.4, whole genome shotgun sequence genome:
gggggggggtgactgacaGCAGCTAAAGAAGTGAGGTGTGCAGTTTGGTGCAGAACACAGGACAGGAGAGAAAGATGATTATGACCAAAACATACAGATAAAGAGACACTTTACGATCCaaagtcttcagcaggtcagatGTACCACATTATACTTTTCTTGTGTTTTCCTATCTgggtctggctgcagaacactgggcgTCTCCCCTAGGAGGACCTCCACTGTGGGACAGGAAATCCACACCTGGCCCAGACATGGCATTACAGCAAACCATCCTGTTCAGGGCCtatgccaggcagcacaggtTAGAGAGCAGGAGTACACGCGTGGTGGGAtgcctgtcagtcacaggacacaTAGACCCACAAATCCATACCCCAAGGGCATAGAGATGCCAAACAGCCTTTCGACTCCGGAAGATAGCAGAGGGCCCAATGAAAATGCAGGTGACACAGAGAGAGCATATAAACTCTGTATTCACATTGAACAAAGGCGGGATTCACACCTGCATTGTGTTACAGCTTCTGACCTTCGGAATCTACTCACCAACAAAAAAGCTTCCATCCTTACATTAACGGCTGAAATCCCAATGGTCAGGATTAATTAGACTCACTGATACTGACTGAAATGAGAATATTCCCAAAATGACATCACCACCCTCCACAAAATAATTTAAGTATTAATTACATGATTAATTACATCACTTATAACTTTTGCCCAGTGGGATAAAACAGTCATGTCAGGAAACAAGAACTACAGAGGTTCTGACGCAAGTAATATTTTTGTACATTAATGAAAACCTTCAGCAAATGGCACCCAAATAATCATGGTTCTAGTCAAAGGTGGGGTCTGTGTTGAGTAGCTCTAAGGCAGGTAAGGGTTTAGGCAAATACCCACCTGTTTAACAGTGAAAGATAAATTATGGACTTGGGTGTAATATAGGCAGCCAGCAAAGATTGGTCAGGAAGTGCTTTATACTCTAATGCAGGATTTCATGAAACAAACCGGATGCAGGTCAAAGGCACTGATGACATGAACGAGGCCCAAAATGAGACCGACAGTTTTTCTCTGTACTTTAAGCAGGAACAGGGACGGGTGTGTGCAGAAACTCTTTGGTGACATTACAGCGTCGGCTTCCTTTCCCCACCGCAGCGGAGAGCAGCCATGCAGGGACTTAGCTTCAGGCTACGCTGCAGGAGGTGGGCAGAGCTCTTTGGTGACATTACAGCGTCGGCTTCCTTTCCCCACCGCAGCGGAGAGCAGCCATGCAGGGACTTAGCTTCAGGTTACGCTGCAGGAGGTGGGCAGAGCTCTTTGGTGACATTACAGCGTCGGCTTCCTTTCCCCACCGCAGCGGAGAGCAGCCATGCAGGGACTTAGCTTCAGGCTACGCTGCAGGAGGTGGGCAGAGCTCTTTGGTGACATTACAGCGTCGGCTTCCTTTCCCCACCGCAGCGGAGAGCAGCCATGCAGGGACTTAGCTTCAGGTTACGCTGCAGGAGGTGGGCAGAGCTCTTCCACTCTTAAGTGGGTCCAAGAGCATTTAGCAGCCCTGAAGATTAGTGCCACTGACCAAAATGCTTTGTGACATCAATGAatcagccattggcttcgagTTAGGGGAGCCGAAAAGGAGCGCAGGTGTTGCATCACCTCCAGTGCCTTGGCGGTGGGTCACCAGAGAATGGGTGACGATTGTTTTCTCCAGCTCAGGTGCACAAATGTTCTGTTGGCTTTGATTGGGTTTTGTTTAACATATTTCTATTCATAATGAGGTAGTGTATAAGAATTAGATGGGCTGTTTCCATAGCAATGACTATACTAATGATGCAGGATGTGAAAGGTTACACATCACTGCACCATTTCTTACACTATTTGCTACCTTTTCTGTGGCAGATTGCTCAACTGTTACAGCATTGGGACCTGCATCTAAAATATTGCCATTTAATGTCCTTTAAGGGGTTTTACTGTTATATCATGAAGGCAGGAGATCcaggggggggtcacagaggAAATAATCAATGGGGGTGGGATTCAAGATGTGCCATGCCAGCAGCCAACAACACCCCTCTGGACCAGGCCCCTCCTCGTCTACCAAAAACTGGAGCCCCCGTCAGTCAGCCTGGGCGGAGGAGGTGGCAGCACCAGAGAGGGGGAGGGGCTAATGGACATGGAAGTTTGGGTGAACATACCATATGACTTACTGGCAACTTCAGACAAACTGCTGTGGGACTGATTACCATGGTGATGGGGAAAGGCGCTACAAACAGCATGCAAGCAGTGTTCATTTTGTTGATGCCAACAAAGATATTAAATTAATGAAAACGAGATGATAAAATTTAATTCATAACGGCAAAAACTATTATAAAATGTACTTATACTTTTGTAAACTAATAAAAATGGGATGAAAATTACAGAAACTGAAgctggcagcatggtggtgcagtggttagtactgttgcctcacacctttgggacccgggttcgagtttctgccagggtcacatgtgtgtggagtttgcatgttcttcccacattgtggggtttcctccaggtactctggtttcccccctctgtccaaagacatgctgagggtaattggacttacaaaattatataattattataggtctgcatgtgtgagtgaatggtatgtgagtgtgccctgcgatgggctggcccccaatcctgggttgttccctgcctcgtgcccgttgcttccgggataggctccggaccccccgcgacccagtaggataagcggtttggaaaaaggaTGGAAATTTGAAAGTGATCCAGTTATAAGTTGTATCTTTAGTTGGTCTTGATTGTAATTCCTGATGATTGGATATGATTGATCTAGCAGCTTTAAGCATATAAATCATAGTTCTGTCTTTGTATACCAGCTAGGCGTTGCACAGCTTCAGATTCAACAGTTGCATTCCGAAAGTTGAGTCAGTCATGCAAAATCTCTTCCACCGTACAAATTCCTTCCTCCTGTGCAATGGTGACCAGCCGTTTGGTCGATGAGGCAATCATGATGGTACAATCACGAGTATCAAGCTACCCTGTATGTTTTTACAAAGGACGACTGCAATGGCCAATTGGTTGGGTGCCCTTCTGCATCATTAAATAAACTCCAGTTGGTACAGAATGCAGAGTCCTGACAAGGACTAGGAAACCTGGGCATGTCAGTCCAGTActggcctcactccactggcttccagttAGGTCTCATACCGACTGTAAGGTACTGCTGCTTACCTACAATGCACTTTGCTCTCAAGGGGCGAAATACCTGCCGGTGTCTGGGGtggaacagagagacacagagagaacatacaAGCATTCAGTTTGACcaggtgacatttacatttattgaatttatagatctgcatgttttttttttgtcattttaccAAAGAAAATCCAACCTCGTCCTGGAAAATGTTACTTATGCAAAGCACACACACGACTGTCACATGACAGCCAGGCACATCTACAGGGAACCCAGGATGCTTATGCTGAGTCCAGGTCCCCACAACCACACACAACAAATGCTCAACCTACAGCTCAGGTTTAAGACCTTACATATAAAGGGTAAGACACAGGTGCAAGTCATGTGGGCATTCAGGGTAGGATAACCGGCAATCACAAGACACACTAAGACATCAGGTAAGCTAGACAGAGTATACGTATGCATGACATTGCATGTTCATCATTTAAATAACACTGGCTGTTACATGTAAAATCAAACAAGAAATAGATGGAAATAAAATCATTGGAAGGAAAATTCAGATATAGCTCCTATTTACAGGTGTAATGCCTTCTTGGGAATGGGCTGGACAGGCAGAGGATTGAGTTACAGGCTGGTCACAAATCAGATTGGATCCCTAAATCGAATTTGTAAGTTAAGTCAGAACAGGCGTATGCAGTTTCTATTTAGTGTCAGTTAGTTAAATGTTTGTCTCGATACGTAGTACAGTAAAACCGAGTgacttggtttgcgagtgttttgcgaGACGAccaaattttaaaaataaattttaacttgattaaGGGCAatgtcttgcaatacgagtattacgtatacgctttgtctgtcGAGCATCACATGATCAGAGCTGAGCCGATGgtttgctctctctctcgctgcgggattgtgggtaatcgtctcactgtggcattgtgggtaatggTCTCCAATGCTCAATCACAGTCGGCatctcccatgctcggtctcagtcggGGTGCCTCACTCATATAGTGAATATTtaatagaaaagcaccacccaaataagggtgtagcagtgcgagggaggaatctgtttaacgacaatgcaatgtccacatttccgcgaAATAAAGGGAGGCATAGCGGCTGTCACCCCCGgacaggttccttgttaaagtcgcaacaaaaaaaaagattccagtgaaccagcagatagcagtgattccgttagttatagtgaaagtcgtcctacaaaatatcccttctcttctcctctctcgcctcactcacaccatccacgattttttgcaaatttaaagtgcaggttaatttgttttacatgcatatttttacttcatgttttatattaatcatttttataggaatatttttgggttgtggaatgaatcatctaagtttccattatttcttatgggaaaatttaagaacataagaactatacaaacgagaggaggccattcggcccatcaagctcgcttggggagaactaaactaatagctgagtcgttaaaatcttatctagctctgatttaaaggaacccaaggattcagcttgcactacattatcaggaaggctattccatactctgactacgcgctgtgtaaagaagtgcttccttaaatccagcttgaaatgttctcccgctaatttccacctatggccacgagttcgtgtatttaaactaatgctgaagtaactatttggttgaacagcatccaaacctgttagaatcttatatacctggatcatgtcccccctcagtctcctttgcttgagactgaacagatttagctcaagtaaccttgcTTTGATGtatgagtgctttggattacgagcaaGGTTCTTGAATGAATTATGCtagcaatccgaggttttactgtaaatACTTTACCTTTCTATCTTTATATTCAAGATCATAATTAAGAATGTACTAAAAGTACTGTTTTGGTCTTATCACATGCTTTCGTAGAAGCCTCTTAATTTGCTCCATCACCTCCTCTGTCTTCAGCGAATAAATTATagggttcaggagggcaggtaaGACCATTGACAGTGATGTGTTAAGAATTCGGGTGTTAACTTCAATCGTGACGTTAATCCATGCAATGGTGTAAATCACCAGGATGGGCATGAAAAACATCGCTACCAGAATGAGGTGTGCAGTGCAGGTTCTCACTGCCTTCCATCGCCCTTCGGCAGAATTGATTCGGGAGATGGCGATAACAATGCACACATACGAGGCTAAGATGAATGCCAGGGGCACAAAAATGACAACGATCATGGATAGAGTAGTAATCTTCCAGTTCACAGTGTTGTCAGTACAGGCCATTTTAAACACTGGGCCATGATCACAAAAGTAGCTTACAACCACGGGAATTGGCTTACAAAAGTACAGCCGAGTGATCAGAGCTACCATTGTAGCCAGAAGAGTAAAGGCCAGGGCCCAGCAGAAAGCGACGACGCCCACCATTCGGGtgttggtgatgatggtgctgcTCCGCAGGGGGAAACAGATGGAGACCAGCCTCTCAAAAGCCAGGATAACCAAAGAATACGACTCTATGGTGTAGAAGGAGTGGATGAAGAACATCTGGGTCAGGCACAGGTTGTACGACACAAATTGTGAGTTGAAGAGAAACTGATCGATGCATTTTGGCACAAGGGCAGTACTGTGGCTCACATCTATGACGGAAAGGCTGAACACGACCATGTACTTTGGCGTGTGAAGAGCCTCAGACTGCCATATCACCATCATCAGGAAAAAGTTCCCTAGAAGCGTTCCGATGTAAAGGACGCCCAAGAACATGAAATAATAATTAGTGTCCTTCAGGCCCTGAAAGCCCATAATGAAAAACCCAAACGGCTGGTAAACTGTCGTGTTCCCCTCCATGGATTTTAGTTGGATAGAACTTTCTGGATTTTCTTCCTTAAAATGCTCCTGATTTATTTGGTTAAGCAAGCAGCTGGAAAGAATGAGAGATGCTTGGTAAATATTTTTTCAGAAATATCTTTTTCCTGTCTTGGCACCCATCTCTGTAATAAGACAGGGATGCAGTGGCACAGAAGTGCTGGTCCTTGGTTGTAGAGGGAATGATTTCATCCTCGGTCTTTATATACATCTGCTGGTTAAGATAAATGGAACATGTACTTTCTCTGTAATACACGAGTGCCCCCTTGTGGATACTGTGAGGGATCAGGGTTCCCTTGACAATCATTTTTGCAATGACAGCAGTTACATCGAAAACAGAAAGTATTTTGCATCGTTTTTGACTTTGAATGTATTAGTGTAATGTGACCAGTAGGTGGCACTAAGCCCAGAAAAGAATGGTAATGGAGGTTTACTGTTATGTTATTATCCAATTTCCCAGAGATTCATAAATCACTGGTTACATTTACTCGTTCCAAAAATATGTCTTAGTGAGTTAGTTGGATCACATAAGGACTTTGTGAGTTTTGGTTCTcaacagtaacatatgatgaggaagcctgactttatgATGAGGAGGCCTGACTTTATGATGAGGAGgcctgactttaggtcactGACAGTCTCATCTCAAAAGATGACAAAAAACGGAgtaagttttggaaatttgcactTCACACGTGCATTAAAAAGCCATTAACAGTCTTAGGCACATATATACCACTAATATGCCAAAGAATGCACTTCAGACTGCACTTTAAAAACAagcataaatattaaaatagatGTTTTTCTCCCAAAGGACACTAATTCTGCAGTAAGTCATGTCAGCGAAGTCTTCAAGCAGTGTAAGGTACATAAGTCTGAGGAGAAGAATTATGTGCACTAATCATGCTTaaacataataaaatgtatttctaATTAGCATTTAATGAGGTTAAGACACATGGGCACAAGTTTTGTATTTATGTTGATGTTAATTTCAAGACAAGATACTTCATAGATCCCAAATGGATATTTTTCTTTTGCATATAACAGCCAGATTTATAACATGCACAAGTACAAAAACACATTGAAATACGAGAGACAAATATAAGcagatacacacattcacagtcaGGCACACATGCAAACAGCACGCGGCCCCTTGTTTTTCAATGTGGAGATCGGCAAGACTGTGACACACTGTGTCTGTTTGTCAAAACAAAGTGCCCCCCCGAGATCTTCCTTCACTGACCTACTAATGAGGTTTTCTTTAGATCGCTCTTAATgggagcctggggggggggggaggggggtgactgACAGCAGCTAAAGAAGTGAGGTGTGCAGTTTGGTGCAGAACACAGGACAGGAGAGAAAGATGATTATGACCAAAACATACAGATAAAGAGACACTTTACGATCCaaagtcttcagcaggtcagatGTACCACATTATACGTTTCTTGTGTTTCCCTATCTgggtctggctgcagaacactgggcgTCTCCCCTAGGAGGACCTCCACTGTGGGACAGGAAATCCACACCTGGCCCAGACATGGCATTACAGCAAACCATCCTGTTCAGGGCCtatgccaggcagcacaggtTAGAGAGCAGGAGTACACGCGTGGTGGGATGCCTGCCAGTCACAGGACACATAGACCCACAAATCCATACACCAAGGGTATAGAGATGCCAAACAGCCTTTCGACTCTGGAAGATAGCAGAGGGCCCAGTGAAAATGCAGGTGACACAGAGAGACCATATAAACTCTGTATTCACATGCAACAGAGGCGGGATTCACACCTGCATTGTGTTATAGCTTCTGACCTTCGGAATGTACTCACCAACAAAAAAGCTTCCATCCTTACATTAACGGCTAAAATCCCAATGGTCAGGATTAATTAGACTCACTGATACTGACTGAAATGAGAATATTCCCAAAATGACATCACCACCCTCCACAAAATAATTTAAGTATTAATTACATGATTAATTATATCACTTATAACTTTTGCCCAGTGGGATAAAACAGTCATGTCAGGAAACAAGAACTACAGAGGTTCTGACGCAAGTAATATTTTTGTACATTAATGAAAACCTTCAGCAAATGGCACCCAAATAATCATGGTTCTAGTCAAAGGTGGGGTCTGTGTTGAGTAGCTCTAAGGCAGGTAAGGGTTTAGGCAAATACCCACCTGTTCAACAGTGAAAGATAAATTATGGACTTGGTTGTAATATAGGCAGCCAGCAAAGATTGGTCAGGAAGTGCTTTATACTCTAATGCAGGATTTAATGAAACAAACCGGATGCAGGTCAAAGGCACTGATGACATGAACGAGGTCCAAAATGAGACCGACAGTTTTTCTCTGTACTTTCAGCAGGAACAGGGATGGGTGTGTGCAGAAACTCTTTGGTGACATTACAGCGTCGGCTTCCTTTCCCCACCGCAGCGGAGAGCAGCCATGCAGGGACTTAGCTTCAGGCTACGCTGCAGGAGGTGGGCAGAGCTCTTCCACTCTTAAGTGGGTCCAAGAGCATTTAGCAGCCCTGAAGATTAGTGCCACTGACCTAAATGCTTTGTGACATCAATGAatcagccattggcttcgagTTAGGGGAGCCGAAAAGGAGCGCAGGTGTTGCATCACCTCCAGTGCCTTGGCGGTGGGTCACCAGAGAATGGGTGAGGATTGTTTTCTCCAGCTCAGGTGCACAAATGTTCTGTTGGCTTTGATTGGGTTTTGTTTAACATATTTCTATTCATAATGAGCTAGTGTATAAGAATTAGATGGGCTGTTTCCATAGCAATGACTATACTAATGATGCAGGATGTGAAAGGTTACACATCACTGCACCATTTCTTACACTATTTGCTACCTTTTCTGTGGCAGATTGCTCAACTGTTACAGCATTGGGACCTGCATCTAAAATATTGCCATTTAATGTCCTTTAAGGGGTTTTACTGTTATATCATGAAGGCAGAAGATCcaggggggggtcacagaggAAATAATCAATGGGGGTGGGATTCAAGATGTGCCATGCCAGCAGCCAACAACACCCCTCTGGACCAGGCACCTCCTCGTCTACCAAAAACTGGAGCCCCCGTCAGTCAGCCTGGGCGGAGGAGGTGGCAGCACCAGAGAGGGGGAGGGGCTAATGGACATGGAAGTTTGGGTGAACATACCATATGACTTACTGGCAACTTCAGACAAACTGCTGTGGGACTGATTACCATGGTGATGGGGAAAGGCGCTACAAACAGCATGCAAGCAGTGTTCATTTTGTTGATGCCAAGAAAGATATTAAATTAATGAAAACGAGATgataaaatttaatttataacGGCAAAAACTATTATAAAATGTACTTATACTTTTGTAAACTAATAAAAATGGGATGAAAATTTCAGAAACTGAAGCtgacagcatggtggtgcagtggttagtactgttgcctcacacctttgggacccgggttcgagtttccgccagggtcacatgtgtgtggagtttgcatgttcttcccatgttgtggggtttcctccgggtactctggtttcccccctctgtccaaagacatgctgagggtaattggacttactaaattatataattattataggtctgcatgtgtgagtgaatggtatgtgagtgtgccctgcgatgggctggccccccatcctgggttgttccctgcctcttgcccgttgcttccgggataggctccggaccccccgcgacctagtaggataagcggtttggaaaaaggaTGGAAATTTGAAAGTGATCCAGTTATAAGTTGTATCTTTAGTTGGTCTTGATTGTAATTCCTAATGATTGGATATGATTGATCTAGCAGCTTTAAGCATATAAATCATAGTTCTGTCTTTGTATACCAGCTAGGCGTTGCACAGCTTCAGATTCAACAGTTGCATTCCGAAAGTTGAGTCAGTCATGCAAAATCTCTTCCACCGTACAAATTCCTTCCTCCTGTGCAGTGGTGACCAGCCGTTTGGTCGATGAGGCAATCATGATGGTACAATCACGAGTATCAAGCTACCCTGTATGTTTTTACAAAGGACGACTGCAATGGCCAATTGGTTGGGTGCCCTTCTGCATCATTAAATAAACTCCAGTTGGTACAGAATGCAGAGTCCTGACAAGGACTAGGAAACCTGGGCATGTCAGTCCAGTActggcctcactccactggcttccagttAGGTCTCATACCGACTGTAAGGTACTGCTGCTTACCTACAATGCACTTTGCTCTCAAGGGGCGAAATACCTGCCGGTGTCTGGGGtggaacagagagacacagagagaacatacaAGCATTCAGTTTGACcaggtgacatttacatttattgaatttatagatctgcatgttttttttttgtcattttaccAAAGAAAATCCAACCTCGTCCTGGAAAATGTTACTTATGCAAAGCACACACACGACTGTCACATGACAGCCAGGCACATCTACAGGGAACCCAGGATGCTTATGCTGAGTCCAGGTCCCCACAACCACACACAACAAATGCTCAACCTACAGCTCAGGTTTAAGACCTTACATACAAAGGGTAAGACACAGGTGCAAGTCATGTGGGCATTCAGGGTAGGATAACCGGCAATCACAAGACACACTAAGACATCAGGTAAGCTGGACAGAGTATACATATGCATGACATTGCATGTTCATCATTTAAATAACACTGGCTGTTACATGTAAAATCAAACAAGAAATAGATGGAAATAAAATCATTGGAAGGAAAATTCAGATATAGCTCCTATTTACAGGTGTAATGCCTTCTTGGGAATGGGCTGGACAGGCAGAGGATTGAGTTACAGGCTGGTCACAAATCAGATTGGATCTCTAAATCGAATTTGTAAGTTAAGTCAGAACAGGCGTATGCAGTTTCTATTTAGTGTCAGTTAGTTAAATGTTTGTCTCGATACGTAGTACAGTAAAACCGAGTgacttggtttgcgagtgttttgcgaGACGACcaaatttttttaataaatttaaaCTTGATAAATGGGCCatgtcttgcaatacgagtattacgtatacgctttgtctgtcGAGCATCACATGATCAGAGCTGAGCCGATggttcgctctctctctctcgctgcgggattgtgggtaatcgtctcactgtggcattgtgggtaatggTCTCCAATGCTCAATCGCAGTCGGCATCTCCCATGCTTGGTCTCAGTCGGGGTGCCTCACTCATATAGTGAATATTtaatagaaaagcaccacccaaataagggtgtagcagtgcgagGGAGGAATCTGTTTAACgtcaatgcaatgtccacatttccgcgaAATAAAGGGAGGCATAGCGGCTGTCACCCCCGGACagattccttgttaaagtcgcaacaaaaaaaaagattccagtgagccaacagatagcagtgattccgttagttatagtgaaagtcgtcctacaaaatatcccttctcttctcctctctcgcctcactcacaccatccacgatttttttgcaaatgtaaagtgcaggttaatttgttttacatgcatatttttacttcatgttttatattaatcatttttataggaatatttttgggttgtggaatgaatcatctaagtttccattatttcttatgggaaaatttgctttgatgtatgagtgctttggattatgaGCAAGGTTTTTGAACGAATTATGCTAGCAATCCGAGGTTTTCGGAGGTTTATTCAAGGTTTATTTCGAGGTTTATTCACGATCATAATTAAGAATGTACTAAAAGTACTGTTTTGGTCTTATCACATGCTTTCGTAGAAGCCTCTTAATTTGCTCCATCACCTCCTCTGTCTTTAGCGAATAAATGATagggttcaggagggcaggtaaGACCATTGACAGTGATGTGTTAAGAATTCGGGTGTTAACTTCAATCGTGATGTTAATCCATGCAATGGTGTAAATCACCAGGATGGGCATGAAAAATATCGCTACCAGAATGAGGTGTGCAGTGCAGGTTCTCACTGCCTTCCATCGCCCTTCGGCAGAATTGATTCGGGAGATGGCGATAACAATGCACACATACGAGGCTAAGATGAATGCCAGGGGCACAAAAATGACAACGATCAAGGATAGAGTAGTAatcttccagtttacagtgttgtCAGTACAGGCCATTTTAAACACTGGGCCATGATCACAAAAGTAGCTTACAACCATGGGAATTGGCTTACAAAAGTACAAGCGAGTGATCAGAGCTACCATTGTAGCCAGAAGAGTAAAGGCCAGGGCCCAGCAGAAAGCGACGACGCCCACCATTCGGGtgttggtgatgatggtgctgcTCCGCAGGGGAAAACAGATGGAGACCAGCCTCTCAAAAGCCAGGATAACCAA
Encoded proteins:
- the LOC125712585 gene encoding olfactory receptor 51F2-like isoform X2 — translated: MEGNTTVYQPFGFFIMGFQGLKDTNYYFMFLGVLYIGTLLGNFFLMMVIWQSEALHTPKYMVVFSLSVIDVSHSTALVPKCIDQFLFNSQFVSYNLCLTQMFFIHSFYTIESYSLVILAFERLVSICFPLRSSTIITNTRMRKLSAKGCHP